A DNA window from Maribellus comscasis contains the following coding sequences:
- a CDS encoding LytR/AlgR family response regulator transcription factor: MDIRCLAIDDEPLALQQIAAYIQKIPFLKLVAQCSSAFDAITVLESEDIDLMFVDINMPDLNGLDFVKLLDEKPLLIFTTAYAEYAIESFKVDAIDYLLKPFYFSEFSKAVQKARKQFELIQKMPEELDSNNNFLFIKSEYKMVRINFSDILYIEGMKEYVRIHLVRQKPVMSLLSMKSLEEKLPENRFMRVHRSYIVNLDEIKIVERFRIVFDSVRIPVSENYREKFQIYLDNNFLG, translated from the coding sequence ATGGATATTAGGTGTTTGGCAATAGATGATGAACCGCTGGCTTTACAACAAATTGCCGCTTATATTCAGAAAATTCCTTTTCTGAAATTGGTGGCTCAGTGTTCGAGTGCCTTTGATGCAATAACGGTGTTGGAGTCGGAAGACATTGATTTAATGTTTGTTGATATTAATATGCCCGATTTAAACGGCCTTGATTTTGTAAAATTGCTGGATGAAAAACCGCTTCTGATATTTACAACTGCATACGCCGAATACGCAATTGAAAGCTTTAAAGTTGATGCAATTGATTATCTTTTAAAACCATTCTATTTTTCTGAATTCTCAAAAGCTGTGCAGAAAGCCCGGAAACAATTTGAGTTGATTCAAAAAATGCCGGAAGAGCTGGACAGTAACAATAATTTTCTTTTTATAAAATCGGAATACAAAATGGTTCGGATTAATTTTTCCGACATTTTATATATTGAAGGAATGAAAGAATATGTGCGTATTCATCTGGTGAGGCAAAAGCCGGTCATGTCGTTGTTAAGTATGAAATCGCTGGAAGAAAAGTTGCCTGAAAATCGTTTTATGCGGGTGCATCGCTCATACATCGTAAACCTCGACGAAATAAAAATTGTAGAGCGTTTCCGGATTGTATTTGATTCTGTTCGGATTCCGGTTTCAGAAAATTACAGGGAGAAATTTCAAATTTACCTTGACAATAATTTCTTGGGATGA
- a CDS encoding polyphosphate polymerase domain-containing protein, with protein MAKFEPVLLGETTEIKLMNRIDRKYWFTLAQLPGLLEKAFPFYHILEIEGQRLMEYHTTYFDTEKDEMYLTHHNQKLNRYKIRRRNYVNSNTGFFEVKLKNNKCRTIKERIATDFENSEISRTENNFLETSSPFGNKTLQPALKNRFYRITLIHKQKTDRCTIDLKPKFWNTKDEIQFDDLVIFELKRKSSLKSSPMVLWLREMKIRQRGLSKYCTGRAMLEPSLKQNAFKPRLRFLQKLKENNPTENENTANSWNCSDTNR; from the coding sequence TTGGCCAAATTTGAGCCTGTTTTGCTCGGCGAAACCACGGAGATAAAGTTGATGAACAGGATCGACCGAAAATATTGGTTTACTTTGGCACAATTGCCCGGACTGCTGGAAAAGGCGTTTCCTTTTTATCATATTCTGGAAATAGAAGGGCAAAGACTGATGGAATACCACACAACATATTTCGATACGGAAAAGGATGAAATGTATTTGACCCATCACAACCAAAAACTAAACCGGTATAAAATACGCCGGAGAAACTATGTGAATTCCAATACCGGATTTTTTGAAGTAAAATTAAAGAATAACAAGTGCCGGACAATAAAAGAAAGAATAGCGACAGATTTTGAGAATTCTGAAATATCCCGAACAGAAAATAATTTTTTGGAAACAAGTTCCCCTTTTGGAAACAAAACCCTCCAACCTGCATTAAAAAACAGGTTTTACAGAATAACACTTATTCATAAGCAAAAAACAGACAGGTGTACCATCGATTTGAAACCAAAATTCTGGAATACCAAAGACGAAATTCAATTTGATGATCTTGTGATTTTTGAACTAAAACGCAAGAGTAGCTTAAAATCTTCGCCCATGGTTTTGTGGTTGCGCGAAATGAAAATCAGACAGCGCGGTTTGTCTAAATATTGCACCGGAAGGGCTATGCTTGAACCCTCGCTCAAACAAAATGCGTTTAAACCCAGGCTGCGTTTTTTACAAAAACTAAAAGAAAATAACCCAACAGAAAATGAAAACACTGCAAATAGTTGGAATTGCTCCGACACCAATAGATGA
- a CDS encoding CotH kinase family protein: MKLKWYIMLFLPVFSVSCSQEESLTDVEQDLEIPDWTELTHGSDTEPDFEMVFPENNVLRIDIQIDPDSWEEMQTDLTGKLSGGNRDLTADPVWVPCSVWFNSIQWYKVGIRFKGNSSLKNSYREGIKKLPFKLDFDQFEDTWPAIKNQRFYGFKQLSLKNNYLDKSFIREKVASDLFLDFGLISPHTAFYQLYIDFGEGTQYFGLYTLVEEVDDTVIKTQYSESGGNLYKPEGNGASFAEGSFRTSDMYKKSNETENDYSDVENLYEIINSNKRETDIEYWKSQLSEVFDVPVFLKWLAANTCMQNWDTYGVMTHNYYLYNNPETEKLEWIPWDNNEALQYGKQGGALSVTLDEVETNWPFIRYIIDNTEWKEQYKQELYSFTENIFEPERMSATYEKYRSILGSYVIGDAGEENEYTFLNSDSEFDAAIDFLNNHVSNRNSVVQEYLEE; the protein is encoded by the coding sequence ATGAAACTAAAGTGGTATATCATGTTGTTTCTCCCGGTTTTTTCTGTCTCCTGTTCGCAGGAGGAAAGTTTAACTGATGTTGAACAGGATTTGGAAATACCGGACTGGACCGAACTTACTCATGGGAGCGATACCGAACCTGATTTTGAAATGGTTTTTCCTGAAAATAATGTACTCCGGATTGATATACAAATAGACCCCGACAGTTGGGAAGAGATGCAAACTGATTTGACTGGCAAACTCTCGGGAGGCAATCGGGATTTGACTGCCGACCCGGTTTGGGTTCCCTGCAGCGTGTGGTTTAACAGTATTCAGTGGTACAAAGTCGGAATTCGTTTTAAAGGAAATTCAAGTTTGAAAAATTCCTACCGGGAAGGAATTAAAAAATTGCCTTTTAAACTCGATTTCGATCAGTTTGAAGATACCTGGCCAGCCATAAAAAATCAAAGATTCTACGGATTTAAACAGCTTAGTTTAAAAAATAATTATTTAGACAAATCTTTTATCCGTGAAAAGGTTGCTTCCGATCTTTTTCTAGATTTTGGCCTGATTTCTCCTCATACTGCTTTCTATCAGCTGTATATCGATTTTGGAGAAGGAACGCAGTATTTTGGACTTTATACCCTGGTTGAGGAAGTGGATGATACGGTTATTAAAACACAATATTCTGAGAGCGGAGGGAATTTGTATAAGCCGGAGGGAAATGGAGCATCCTTTGCGGAAGGTAGTTTCCGCACCTCCGATATGTACAAAAAGAGCAATGAAACCGAAAATGACTATTCCGATGTTGAAAATTTGTACGAAATAATAAATAGCAATAAAAGGGAGACCGATATCGAATATTGGAAAAGTCAGCTTTCTGAAGTATTTGACGTTCCGGTATTTTTGAAATGGCTGGCGGCAAACACCTGCATGCAAAATTGGGATACCTATGGTGTTATGACTCATAATTATTATCTATATAATAATCCTGAAACTGAAAAGCTGGAATGGATTCCATGGGATAACAATGAAGCGCTTCAGTATGGAAAGCAGGGAGGAGCGTTGTCGGTAACACTGGATGAAGTAGAGACCAATTGGCCGTTCATCAGGTATATTATTGATAACACGGAGTGGAAAGAACAGTACAAACAGGAACTGTACAGTTTTACTGAGAATATTTTTGAACCTGAAAGGATGAGTGCTACCTACGAAAAATACCGCAGCATACTGGGCAGTTATGTTATCGGCGATGCGGGAGAAGAAAATGAATATACTTTTCTAAACAGCGACAGTGAATTTGATGCAGCGATTGACTTTTTAAACAATCATGTTTCAAACAGAAATTCTGTTGTTCAGGAATATTTGGAAGAATGA
- a CDS encoding DUF1566 domain-containing protein yields the protein MDYDDKLTYGEAVSQAESFNLAGYTDWRLPSIKELYSLIMFSGLDVDPMSDSESKPFINVDFFDFAYGDVEAGERIIDAQFVTSTLDVGDSQFGGGNLMFGVNFADGRIKGYPTGNRPGAAGGKTFYVFYVRGNKNYGQNDFFDNGDGTITDQASGLMWMREDSGEGMTWEEALEYAENREFAGYNNWRLPNIKELQSIVDYSRAPGATSSAAIDPLFDCTEIQNEAGQPDFPFFWSGTTHESTRNGTSAAYVSFGRAMGYFDGQWQDVHGAGAQRSDPKTGDAGNYPYGHGPQGDAIRINNFVRLVRDLD from the coding sequence ATAGATTACGATGATAAACTTACATATGGTGAGGCTGTTTCTCAGGCTGAGTCATTCAACCTGGCAGGTTATACCGATTGGAGGTTACCATCTATAAAAGAACTTTATTCGTTGATAATGTTTAGCGGACTGGATGTTGATCCGATGTCAGATTCAGAATCTAAACCTTTTATCAATGTCGATTTTTTTGATTTTGCCTATGGAGATGTTGAAGCCGGAGAACGGATTATTGATGCACAATTTGTTACATCAACACTTGATGTTGGTGATTCCCAGTTTGGTGGTGGAAACCTGATGTTTGGAGTGAATTTTGCCGACGGACGAATAAAGGGGTATCCAACCGGAAACAGACCCGGAGCTGCGGGCGGAAAGACGTTTTATGTATTTTATGTTCGGGGAAACAAAAACTACGGGCAAAACGATTTTTTTGACAATGGAGATGGAACCATTACCGACCAGGCAAGCGGTCTGATGTGGATGCGGGAGGATTCAGGTGAAGGTATGACATGGGAAGAAGCACTGGAATATGCAGAAAACAGGGAATTCGCCGGTTATAACAACTGGCGGCTACCAAACATAAAGGAACTACAAAGTATTGTAGACTACTCACGGGCGCCCGGTGCCACAAGCTCCGCCGCAATTGATCCGCTATTTGATTGCACCGAAATCCAAAATGAAGCCGGGCAGCCCGATTTTCCTTTTTTCTGGTCGGGAACAACACATGAAAGCACTCGTAACGGTACTTCTGCCGCCTACGTTAGTTTTGGCCGCGCAATGGGATATTTTGATGGGCAATGGCAGGATGTTCATGGTGCAGGTGCGCAACGCAGCGATCCGAAAACCGGGGATGCCGGTAATTATCCTTATGGACACGGTCCGCAGGGCGATGCAATTCGAATCAACAATTTTGTCCGTTTGGTCAGGGATTTAGATTAA
- a CDS encoding alpha-mannosidase, with protein sequence MNLKLNRRNDSIVFSIQSVLILIFLIFLFKQSQSQEKRQPTDVKVIGHAHMDPVYRWRWNEIENREISKTFSDVLKELDTYPELQFAQSYMLYYETVQNRFPELFEKVKQRISNKRWSVVGGQWVETDETLPSGESLIRQFLVGRDYYTKNLGIKSVTIAWLPDVFTGHSSTIPKIYAGCGIKNYVFSREAPKDKRIFWWESADGSRILAYKIPGHYIPDYKILPGQVEEWIKISGYNKPLIAVGKGDHGGGPGETDMRSMELLSDEFPLQFKFISPEDYFNELNQADFNWPVQNKEFGYQPNGGQWLGCYTSQAKIKKQNRRLENQLIAAEKFSAIGTMHKGKPFYPREDFLEAWKILLFNQFHDIIPGTLTGLGANDVFKDYNKLEQISSELLTAGLENIGNRIDTETDGIPLVVYNPHSWEVSQFVDAEVSFVKRPTEFSLKDSEGKSIHYSIIKESEDKQTVTISMDATNIPALGYKVYTVTNEKTEMPKTDIDVTENQIENKFFVVKWNDEGVTNIFNKKLQKEFVNGVANTLQLLEDNGNSWSLKLTGKKYPVNQLTPPRIIFSSPEKVTVQWEDYFQSSKFVRYMTVYANSEQINFEMEVDWHSHNKILRLAFPTVLANGQACYDQAYGYVQREETEGEFPAQKWVDYSEKNCGISLLNNGKYGFTVNNGVLTMSVVRGARDMDPRMDEGKHSFKYALNVHEGDWREANIPLRAWEFNQPLIAKQENQHPGEISGWTYSNLSFPLEKSFFGINSDHVIISSLKTKQDAYETNPIILRIIETEGRDENVTVQLPYEAKSVSECNHLEEPIEQRSEIKTDSTQFHFTIGHDQIRTFMIYF encoded by the coding sequence ATGAATCTGAAACTAAACCGACGAAACGATTCGATTGTCTTTTCCATTCAATCCGTTTTAATTCTCATTTTTCTGATATTTCTTTTTAAACAAAGTCAAAGTCAGGAGAAAAGGCAACCGACAGATGTAAAAGTTATCGGACATGCCCACATGGATCCGGTATACCGCTGGCGTTGGAATGAGATAGAAAACCGCGAAATTTCCAAAACGTTTTCTGATGTTTTGAAAGAACTGGATACGTATCCCGAGCTTCAATTCGCCCAAAGCTATATGCTTTATTATGAAACCGTTCAAAACCGTTTTCCCGAACTTTTTGAAAAAGTAAAACAGCGTATTTCAAACAAAAGATGGAGTGTTGTTGGAGGCCAGTGGGTTGAAACAGACGAAACGTTACCCTCCGGCGAAAGCCTCATCCGACAATTTCTGGTCGGACGTGATTATTATACAAAAAACCTCGGTATCAAAAGCGTGACGATTGCCTGGTTACCCGATGTATTTACCGGCCATTCGAGTACAATTCCTAAAATATATGCAGGGTGTGGAATTAAAAATTATGTATTTAGTCGCGAAGCACCAAAAGACAAAAGGATTTTCTGGTGGGAATCAGCGGACGGTTCACGGATTCTGGCGTATAAAATTCCGGGGCATTACATCCCTGATTACAAGATTTTACCCGGACAAGTGGAAGAATGGATTAAAATTTCAGGTTACAACAAACCATTGATTGCAGTAGGCAAAGGTGATCACGGAGGAGGCCCCGGGGAAACAGACATGCGGAGTATGGAACTGCTTTCGGATGAATTTCCACTGCAATTTAAATTTATTTCGCCTGAAGATTATTTCAATGAACTAAATCAGGCAGATTTTAACTGGCCTGTTCAAAATAAAGAATTCGGATATCAACCTAACGGCGGGCAGTGGCTCGGTTGTTATACCTCACAGGCAAAAATCAAAAAGCAAAACCGGCGCCTGGAAAACCAACTGATTGCCGCCGAAAAATTCTCTGCCATTGGTACCATGCATAAAGGAAAACCTTTTTATCCGCGTGAAGACTTTTTGGAAGCATGGAAAATATTACTTTTTAATCAGTTTCATGACATTATTCCCGGCACTCTTACCGGATTGGGAGCCAACGATGTATTTAAAGACTATAACAAGCTGGAACAAATTTCATCAGAATTGTTAACCGCGGGGCTTGAGAATATCGGAAACCGAATCGATACGGAAACAGATGGAATTCCGCTGGTAGTTTATAATCCGCATTCATGGGAGGTTAGCCAGTTTGTTGATGCTGAAGTTTCATTTGTAAAACGACCAACCGAATTTAGCTTAAAAGATTCAGAAGGGAAAAGCATCCATTATTCAATAATTAAAGAGTCGGAGGATAAACAAACGGTCACCATTTCAATGGATGCAACAAATATCCCTGCACTTGGATATAAAGTTTACACTGTTACGAACGAAAAAACAGAAATGCCCAAAACGGATATTGATGTTACAGAAAATCAAATTGAGAACAAATTCTTTGTAGTAAAATGGAACGACGAAGGCGTTACAAATATCTTCAATAAAAAATTACAAAAAGAATTTGTTAATGGTGTTGCAAATACGCTTCAGTTGCTTGAGGACAATGGCAACAGCTGGAGTTTGAAATTGACAGGTAAAAAATATCCCGTGAATCAACTAACTCCACCAAGAATCATATTTTCTTCACCCGAAAAAGTAACTGTTCAATGGGAAGATTACTTCCAGTCGTCAAAATTTGTACGCTATATGACTGTTTATGCAAATTCAGAGCAAATCAATTTTGAAATGGAAGTGGATTGGCACAGTCACAATAAAATACTGCGCCTTGCCTTTCCAACCGTTTTAGCAAACGGACAAGCCTGTTATGATCAAGCATATGGCTATGTGCAGCGGGAAGAAACAGAGGGAGAGTTTCCGGCTCAAAAATGGGTCGATTATTCTGAAAAAAATTGTGGAATATCACTCTTAAATAATGGGAAATACGGATTTACAGTCAATAATGGTGTACTGACCATGTCGGTAGTGCGTGGTGCCAGAGACATGGATCCGCGAATGGATGAAGGGAAACATTCGTTTAAATATGCGCTAAATGTTCATGAAGGTGATTGGCGGGAGGCAAATATTCCATTACGGGCATGGGAATTTAATCAGCCGTTAATTGCCAAACAGGAAAATCAGCATCCGGGCGAAATTTCGGGCTGGACTTACAGCAATTTGTCATTCCCTTTGGAAAAATCGTTCTTTGGAATCAACAGCGATCATGTTATTATTTCAAGCCTAAAAACAAAACAGGACGCCTATGAAACCAATCCCATAATCTTACGCATCATTGAAACCGAGGGACGTGACGAAAATGTAACAGTACAGCTGCCGTATGAAGCGAAATCTGTAAGCGAATGCAACCATTTGGAAGAACCAATTGAACAACGGAGTGAAATAAAAACGGACAGCACACAGTTTCACTTCACCATCGGACATGATCAGATAAGGACTTTTAT
- a CDS encoding sensor histidine kinase, translated as MKLNSHNTKRGEVLVYTIIWLVIFLMPVFMSRSGTGFDWYRIGHEWLRILPYLLVFVIHNFLLFPQLFLKRKRFEYIFITLLFVVIIATAWVLGGRYLVQSIEIFPSRPPGLLANRPGIPMPIRPWYVNFSEIILVSVLVVGFNAAIKLTVKWQEEEQKNRILEKEKLEAELAFLRNQVSPHFFMNTLNNIHALIDIDSENAKESIVKLSRLMRYLLYDSEKGETTLQKEVEFIKNYVELMKLRMVSDVRIELSFPGKIPEVKIPPLLFVSLVENAFKYGVSYQAKSFIGVFMRLDGDRINFRVNNSIHNSQPEKEKGGLGLKNLKKRLKLIYNDNFLLETKENDNSFEINIKLPLHGY; from the coding sequence ATGAAGCTTAACAGTCATAACACAAAAAGAGGTGAAGTATTGGTGTATACCATTATTTGGCTGGTTATTTTTCTGATGCCCGTATTTATGTCGCGTTCCGGCACCGGTTTCGACTGGTATCGGATTGGTCACGAATGGCTGCGGATTTTGCCTTATTTGTTGGTTTTTGTAATTCACAATTTTTTATTATTTCCACAACTATTTTTAAAAAGAAAAAGATTTGAATACATTTTTATTACGCTGCTGTTTGTTGTAATTATTGCGACCGCCTGGGTTTTGGGCGGAAGATATTTGGTCCAATCGATTGAGATATTTCCTTCCCGGCCGCCGGGTTTACTGGCGAACCGACCTGGAATTCCCATGCCCATCAGACCGTGGTATGTAAATTTCAGTGAAATAATTTTGGTGTCGGTTTTAGTTGTTGGATTCAATGCAGCCATTAAACTTACTGTAAAGTGGCAGGAAGAAGAACAAAAGAACCGGATTTTGGAAAAAGAAAAATTGGAGGCTGAATTGGCATTTTTACGCAACCAGGTAAGCCCCCATTTTTTTATGAATACGCTGAATAATATTCATGCACTAATCGACATCGACAGCGAAAATGCGAAAGAATCAATTGTTAAGCTTTCCAGGTTAATGCGTTATTTGCTTTATGATTCAGAAAAAGGAGAAACAACCTTACAAAAAGAAGTTGAGTTTATAAAAAACTATGTGGAATTAATGAAACTTAGAATGGTTTCGGATGTGCGTATTGAGCTTTCCTTTCCCGGCAAAATACCGGAAGTAAAAATTCCTCCTTTACTTTTTGTGTCCCTGGTTGAAAACGCTTTTAAATATGGAGTCAGTTACCAGGCCAAATCTTTTATTGGCGTTTTTATGCGTCTGGATGGAGACAGAATAAATTTCAGAGTTAACAACAGCATTCATAATTCCCAGCCTGAAAAAGAAAAAGGCGGACTTGGGCTGAAGAATTTAAAAAAGAGGCTCAAACTCATTTACAACGATAATTTTTTACTCGAAACAAAAGAAAACGATAACAGTTTTGAAATCAATATAAAACTTCCACTCCATGGATATTAG
- a CDS encoding DUF2490 domain-containing protein — MKQKGLILLLVLSFVTLNSFSKTKKFGTWIEFEFSKEFLDKFEISIIPEIRFQDDFTVDEYMFDGKLSYSPLDFLDFAAIYRLNTNVKNKGNETLGRFAFDASLQKDLGRFEASLRGRYTNYLELEEDDSDKKYLRPRVKLEYDIKGNKIRPFASFELFRNLTDKEFDKSRIDVGATRKIGDLHRVGAYYRLQNYFSDKNSIHILGLEYRLKF, encoded by the coding sequence ATGAAGCAGAAAGGATTGATTTTATTGTTGGTTCTGAGTTTTGTTACACTAAATTCTTTCTCAAAAACCAAAAAGTTTGGAACCTGGATAGAGTTTGAATTTTCAAAAGAATTTCTCGATAAATTTGAAATTAGTATTATTCCCGAAATCCGTTTTCAGGATGATTTTACAGTTGATGAATACATGTTTGACGGGAAACTTAGCTATTCTCCTCTCGATTTTTTGGATTTTGCTGCTATATATCGTTTGAATACCAATGTAAAAAACAAAGGCAATGAAACCCTCGGAAGGTTTGCTTTTGATGCTTCGCTGCAAAAAGATCTTGGAAGGTTCGAAGCTTCTCTCAGGGGCCGCTATACCAATTATCTCGAACTGGAAGAAGATGACTCAGACAAAAAGTATTTAAGACCGCGGGTAAAATTAGAATACGATATCAAAGGCAATAAAATCAGACCATTTGCCAGCTTTGAACTGTTTCGGAATCTGACAGACAAAGAATTCGATAAGTCAAGAATTGATGTCGGAGCTACCAGAAAGATTGGGGATTTACACCGCGTGGGTGCGTATTATCGTCTACAAAACTATTTCAGCGACAAAAATTCAATTCATATTTTAGGTTTGGAATACAGGTTGAAGTTTTAG
- a CDS encoding DUF4956 domain-containing protein translates to MKTLQIVGIAPTPIDDFLFMAIRFGFNLAATFVVVVLLYARNSKRKDFYFSYFAISIAVFLLCFLLENVKLELGFALGLFAIFGIIRYRTDTIPIKEMTYLFVIIAVSVINALSKAHLGYVELTFVNVLLVGALWTLEKVLMLRQEDSLLVIYENIENLHKEKEKELVADLENRTGIKIKRYQVEKIDFLRDVAQIMIYFDVKNSTKQEKK, encoded by the coding sequence ATGAAAACACTGCAAATAGTTGGAATTGCTCCGACACCAATAGATGACTTTTTATTTATGGCTATCCGCTTTGGATTTAACCTGGCAGCCACCTTTGTTGTTGTTGTGCTTTTGTATGCGCGTAACAGCAAACGGAAAGATTTTTATTTTAGTTATTTCGCCATAAGCATTGCCGTTTTCCTACTCTGTTTTTTGCTGGAAAATGTAAAATTGGAACTGGGCTTTGCGCTTGGCTTGTTTGCCATCTTTGGGATTATCAGGTACAGAACTGATACCATTCCGATAAAAGAAATGACCTATCTTTTTGTAATCATTGCAGTTTCCGTTATAAATGCACTTTCAAAAGCGCATTTGGGGTATGTCGAGCTTACTTTTGTAAATGTTTTGCTTGTTGGTGCCCTGTGGACACTTGAAAAAGTTTTGATGTTACGCCAGGAAGATTCATTACTGGTTATTTATGAAAACATCGAAAATCTTCATAAAGAAAAGGAAAAAGAGCTTGTTGCTGATTTGGAGAACAGGACAGGGATAAAGATAAAGAGGTATCAGGTTGAAAAGATTGATTTTCTTCGTGATGTAGCACAGATAATGATTTATTTTGATGTAAAGAATTCAACTAAACAGGAAAAGAAATGA